Below is a window of Thermoanaerobaculia bacterium DNA.
CGGCGTTCGCGACATGCGCCGCGATGCCGGCGCCCATCACGCCCGAGCCGAGAACTCCGACCTTCTGAATGGCTCCTTTATTGGCGGTCATCGCTCGACCTCAGATCGCCTCGAGAATGGTGGCGATACCCTGGCCGCCGCCGATGCACTGCGTGGCGAGCGCGTAGCGCTTGCCTTCGCGGACGAGCAGCGCCGCCGCCTTGCCGGTGATGCGCGCGCCAGTAGCACCCAGAGGGTGCCCCAGTGCGATCGCTCCGCCGTCGATGTTGACCTTCGCGGGATCGAGGCCGAGCTCGTCGATGCAGGCGAGCGACTGCGCCGCGAACGCCTCGTTGAGCTCGACGATGTCGATGTCGGCGAGCTTCAAGCCGGCGCGCTCGAGCGCCTTCCTGGTCGAGAGGACCGGGCCGATGCCCATGATCTCGGGCGCGCAGCCCGAGATGGCGATCGACTTGATGCGCGCCAGCGGCTTCCACCCCTTGCGCTGGGCGTACTCCTCGGAGCAGACGACGGTCGCCGAAGCGCCGTCGGTGACCGGCGAGGAGGTCCCGGCGGTCACCGTGCCCTTGTCGTCGAAGGCGAGCTTCAGGTTGGCGAGGCCCTCGAGGGTCGTGTCGGGGCGCGGCGTGCCGTCGCGCGAGACCGTCCCGCCCTTCCCGGCGTCGATCGGCACGATCTCGGCGTCGAACTTGCCGGCCGCCTGGGCCGCGGCGGTCTTCTGCTGCGAGGCGAGAGCGAACTCCTCCTGCCGCTGGCGCGAGATCTTGTACTGGTTCGCCAGGTTCTCCGCCGTCTCGCCCATGCCGGCGAACGCCTGCGGGTAGCGCTTGAAGAGCGCCGGATTCGGCAGCGGATTGAAGCCGCCCATCGGCACCCGGGTCATCGACTCGACGCCGGCGCAGAGGAAGAGCTCGCCAGCGTTCATCTGGATCGCCCCGGCGGCCATGTGGATCGCCTGCATCGACGAGCCGCAGAAGCGGTTCATCGTCGCGCCGCCCACCGCGAGCGGCAGCTCGGCGAGAAAACCGATGATCCGCGCCACATTGAACCCCTGCTCCCCCTCCGGGAAGGCGCAGCCGACGAGGAGATCCTCGACTTCGTTCGGGTCAAGGCCGGTGCGCTCGACGAGGGCGCGCACCGTCTGCGCGGCGAGGTCGTCCGGCCGGACCCTGGCGAGCTCGCCCTTCTTGGCGAGCGTGAACGGCGATCGGGCATAGCCCGCGATGACGACG
It encodes the following:
- a CDS encoding thiolase family protein, whose amino-acid sequence is MKSVVIAGYARSPFTLAKKGELARVRPDDLAAQTVRALVERTGLDPNEVEDLLVGCAFPEGEQGFNVARIIGFLAELPLAVGGATMNRFCGSSMQAIHMAAGAIQMNAGELFLCAGVESMTRVPMGGFNPLPNPALFKRYPQAFAGMGETAENLANQYKISRQRQEEFALASQQKTAAAQAAGKFDAEIVPIDAGKGGTVSRDGTPRPDTTLEGLANLKLAFDDKGTVTAGTSSPVTDGASATVVCSEEYAQRKGWKPLARIKSIAISGCAPEIMGIGPVLSTRKALERAGLKLADIDIVELNEAFAAQSLACIDELGLDPAKVNIDGGAIALGHPLGATGARITGKAAALLVREGKRYALATQCIGGGQGIATILEAI